CATGTACGGCGGGCGCGAAGAACTGTCGGCCAGCATCTTCGAGGCGGAACTCGAACGGCTCAGAGATCGGATCGATTCGACCGTGACCGTCCTGGAAATCGGCGCCAACATCGGGTACTACGCACTGCTGGAGGCGCACGTGCTCGGAGACCGGGGTCGGATACTGGCGTTCGAACCCGATCCGAGAAACGTCGACCTCCTCTCGCGATCGATCGAACGCAACGGGTACGGCGACCTGATCGACGTCGAACGGGTGGCGGTGGGAGACAGCGACGGCACCGTCACGTTCAATATCTTGCCGTTGAGCAACAAGTCACACGTCGACGAGGACTTTTTCGACCGGAAACATCATATCGAGCGACAGATCGAGGTCCCCCAGAAACGGATCTCGACGCTCCTCGACGAGCGGGACGTCGCACCGGAAGCGATCAACGTCGTCCGGATGGACGTCGAGGGGTACGAAGCACAGGTGTTCCGGGGAATGCCTGCCGTCCTCGAGTCGAACCAGCCGCTGGTGGTCTTCTTCGAACTCCATCGCTCCAGGTTAGCCGACGAGACGTTCGAACAGCTGCTCGACACGCTGGAGGAATCTGATCTCGAAATCGTCGCCGTGACAGACCTCGAGGGCCCGATGTGGTACGAGGTCCGGCTCCCGTGGGACTCGTTCGACGAGCTGCGTGCGATGGACGAGTCCCACTCGATTCACGTCGTTCTCAGACGGACGTAGTCACGTCATCTCCAGTCGAGAGTCCGCACGCGGAACGCTTTTGCACTGGCACCCGAACCGAGACGTATGGGACCGGTAACGTCACCCGCGATCGCACTTCTCGGCCTCGCGGCGACGATCGCCGCGTTCGCGTACGTCTACCGGGACGCGACGGGGGTCGAGATCGGACGGCCCCGACTGTGGGCGGCGATCGCGGCGGCCCCCGTCGCGATCGGATTCGGGCTGTACCTGTTCGTCCCGGCCGCGCCGATGACCGGCGTCATCCTCACCGCCAACACGGGGCTGGTACTGTACACCTTCGAGCGGGAGGTCGCGACGGAGGACGACGAACCGGCCGAACCGGGGCAATTGCCACACAAGAAGTAGCCTCGGCATATCGTGGTCGCGAACGCCGACGAAAGCGCGTGGAAAACCGCCGGCGATGACGGCGGGGACGTCCATTCGAACAGGACGGTGGCAGTGTCGGATGGGACGCCGATCGTGTCCCCACGTGGGACATATCAACGCAACTACTATCACTCATACCTGAATACGCAATTCCATGCCCTCCATCTGCCGTCGCGCGTTTCTCGGTGCTGTTACGACGGGCGGTATTGCTGGCTGTGCGGATCGGCTCGCCACCGATGAGCACGACACGTCACCGGCGGACCGACACGTCCCGCTCTCGTACGAACCCGGGGCGGACGAGTGGATTCGCTCGACCCGATCGTTCGCCAACGACCTGGTCGCTCCGGCAGCGACACCGCCACATGAAGGACCGACCGAACGGTGGGCGAGAAGGGAACGAGGACGCGTCGATCACGTCGCCGTGGCCGACGGCGTCGTCTTCGCCGGCGGTCCCGACGGGGTGGAAGCCCGTGGACTCGAAGACGGAGCGCGGCTCTGGAGCGAGGACAGGCCTGGCGACGTCGTCGTAATCGATGGGCGCTGTTACACCCAATTGGAAGAGACACTCATCGCTCGGGATGCCAGCACGGGCGAGGAGGAGTGGCGACACGAATTACCGGACCGATCACGGGACCTCGTCGAGATCGACGGAACGGTCTACTGTACCACAGATGGCGACCTGCACGGACTGCACGCCGACACTGGCGACCACCGGTGGACGATCGACAGTGACGGGGTTCGTGGCACTCTCGCCGTCGCCAACAACAGACTCCACTGGGTAACGTGGGAAGCGTACCACATCCTCTCGCCGAACGGGCCGCATCGTCCGGCCGAACGGAAGATCAAGACCATTTCGCTCGACGGCTTCGAGTCGTGGATATCACCGTCCCGCCCTGCCGTGGTCGACGGGACGATCGCTCTCGGTGGCGAATCGGAGGGCCCAGATCCGAAAGCCCCGATTCGGACACTATCGACTCGAGGCACTGTCTGGCAGCGGCCGTTCGAACCATCAGTTTCGACGCCCGCGATCCTCGAAGACCGCCTGCTCGTCAGCGGCTACGATAACAACTGGAGCGAACTCGACGAAAGCCCCGTGGGGCTGATTGACCTCGAGACAGGTGATCACGTCTGGGAGGAGACCGTCCCCGAACCGGCCGGTCCGCCCGCCGTCGCGGACGGATTGTGCTACCTGGGCGGGAGCCACCCCGAATCGGCGCGCGGAACCGGCCGCCTGTTCGCGCTCGAAGTCGAAACGGGCGCGGTTCGCTGGGAACTGGAGACGGCCGGCGCGTTCGGCCCCCATCCCCTCGCGCTCGTCGAAGACGCCATCGTTCTCGGGACGCGGGAGGGCGTGGTGGTTCTCGAATAGCCGCTGAAGCGATGGTCACGACCACACGCCTTTTCATCACGCCCGTCCAACGACCGGCAACATGAGCGACTCCGCGGATCCCGGGGGAGGCCGCACGCCCGCCAGCGCCCAGGGCGAGGGGACGGAAAACGGCGGGCCGGCACAGGTCTCGAGCCCGGACTACCACAGCGAGAACCACACGGCCGCCCAGACCTGCGGCTGGACCGCGAACGCCATGCGCGGCGAGGGGAAGTGCTACAAGAACATTTGGTACGGGATCGAGTCACACCGCTGTATCCAGATGACGCCCGTGGTCAAGTGCAACGAACGCTGCGTCTTCTGCTGGCGCGATCACCAGGGCCACGCCTACGAGATGGACGACGTCGAGTGGGACGACCCCGAGGCCGTCGTCGACGCCTCGATCGACCTCCAGAAGAAGCTCCTGTCGGGCTTCGGCGGAAACGACGAGGTTCCCCGCGAGGTCTTCGACCAGGCGATGGAACCGCGCCACGTCGCCATCTCGCTGGACGGCGAACCGTCGCTGTACCCCTACCTGCCCGAACTCATCGAGGCGTTCCACGATCGGGACATCACCACCTTCCTCGTCTCGAACGGCACCCGCCCCGAGGTGCTCCGGGAGTGCGATCCCACCCAATTGTACGTCAGCGTCGACGCGCCCGAGCGACACACGTTCGACGAGGTCGTCGGCGCGATGGAGGACGACGCCTGGGAGAAACTGCTCGAGACGATGGCCGTCCTCGCCGCGAAGGACGAGACCCGGACCGTCCTCCGGACGACCCTCGTCGAGGGTGAGAACATGCACCACCCCGACTGGTACGCCGGCTTCTACCAGCAGGCGGATCCCGACTTCGTCGAGCTGAAGGCCTACATGCACGTCGGTCACTCGCGGGGCCGACTCGATCGATCGTCGATGCCCGACCACGAGACGGTCGTCGAGTTCGCCGAGGGCGTCCGGGAGTACATGCCGGAGTTCACCGAACTCAAGGAGGTCCCCGCCTCCCGCGTCGCCCTCCTCTCGAAGACCAGTGATACCTGGGTTCCCAAACTGAAGAAAGACAGCGAGTTCTGGGCGCGCGATCCGGTGACCGGCGACTGACGCGTCGGCGAGCAGGTCGCACGCCGGCCACCTCAATCGGCCGATCGAACGACGTACTGCTCGAAACGGGACCCGCGGAGGACGCCGCGGATCGTCACCCGGAGTCTCCGGCTGATCGCCACCAGGGTCGTCGAGTACACCGCCGCGCCGACCGCGACGACGGCGAGCAGGTGGTACCACCGGTCGACGGAGACGGTCCGCACGATCGCGACGACGACCAGGAACATGAGCACCGCCGCGGCGACCTGTTCGAGCAGCGTCCGGGGGAGCAACGTAACGCCCGGCAGTTCCCGCCCGACGACGCGCGCCGAGAGGACGTACCGGAGCGTCTCGGCGACGATCGTGGCGACGACGACTCCGATCGCCCCGTACGCGAGCGTCAGCACGACGCCGAGGACGATGTTGAGCGCTAGCGTCACCGCCGAGATCCGCGTGTTGACGTCCGGTCGGTCGATGCCGCCGATCGCGCTGGTGAGCGGGCCGCTCTGCGTGCTCGCGATCTGGAACAGCGCGAGTCCGACCAGCAACGCGGCGGCGTCGGCGTATTCGGGGCCGAACGCCGTCACGACGAGTAGCTCGGGCATCGCGACGGCACCGAAGAACATCGGAATCGCGACGACGCTCGAGAACGCGAGCGTGTTCGAGACGTCCTCGCTCACGTCCTCGCCCTGGCTGTGGAGCCGACTGACGCGGGCCATCAGCACGCTCTGGGCCGCCAGCATCACGAACGTCGCCGGCAATGTGAGCTTCAGTGCGACCTCGTACCGGCCGGCCGCCGCGGGCGCGAGGAGGTACCCCAGCAGGAGGATGTCGAACCGGTCGTACGCCTGGCCCAGGAACGAGTTGGGGATGCTGTACTTCGCGTACGACCAGAGGCCTCCCAGCGTCTCGCGGCTTGGGACCGTCGGTCTCGTCCGGACGAAGTGCCAGAGGGCGGGTAGCGAGAGGAACGTCGCCGCGGCCAGCCCGTAGGCCATGCCGGCGGCACCGAGACCGAGGAGGACGAGCGCGAGCTGCAGCGGGAAGGTCAGCAGCGATCGGAACGTGTCGATCCACATCGAGGCGCCGGCCAGTCCGCGGGCCTGAACGACGCGATCGGTTGGCTCGTAGAGCGTGACGGCGCCCATCAAGACGACGAACAGCACGGGTGCCTCGGGCAGGCCGGTGTAGGAGACGAGCCACCCGGACGCGAGGACACCGGCTACTCCCGTGGCCGAGAGCCACGCGAGCGTGAACAGCAACTGCCCCCCGATCAGCTCCCGTTCCGGGGCGTCGACCTCCGAGAATCGCTTCATGATCGCCGTTCCCCACCCGTTGACCGCCCGGTCGCCGAGCTTCACCAGCGAGAAGAGCAGGTAGAACCCGCCGAACCCGGTCGGCCCGAGCATCCGCGCGAAGACGACGGTCCCGGCGAACCCGATCACGGCCATCGTGAACTTCGCGACCGTCGCCTTCACCGTCTCTCCGCCGAGGCTAACCGACGTTGCGTCCGTCATGGGTCTCGATCGGGGCGCGGCGAGTGAGACGTCCGACAGTCCGTTCCGTTCTGTCCCGCCAGCGGTGCGTGACCGGCGGCTTCGGCCGTCGCTCGATCGCTCGCGTCCGATCGACGTGACTCGGGTGAGAGGAGGATCGTCACCATCGATATCAGCGGACGAGTTCGCGTCGGGAAACACTGCATCACCCGACGGTATTAGTGTACCGCCTACTACGGCTGTTGAGACGCTCGCCGGCACCCGATCCGTATCCCGACCCCGGGGTCCGCAGGTCCCCCGGACGTTGAATACCGGGCTCGTGGTTGGTCACGTATGACGACGCTCGGGATCGTCGCCCTCGACGCCGCCGACTACGCCCTCGCTCGCGAGTGGAACTGCGAGAACGTCCTGTGCGATACCCACCGCGAACTCGAGACGTTCGCCCACTCCGGTACGAACCCGAACACGCTCGAGGTCTGGACGTCGGTTGCGACGGGGGTCGAGCCGGCGGACCACGGCCTCGCATCGACCGGTGAGCAACAGCAGTGGGAAAATCCGGTGCTCGAGTACGCGAGCAAGGTAGCGCCCTATCTCCTCCCGAAGGAAACGCGAATAAAACTCGGCACGTGGCTGCGCGGCGACTCCGGGGCCGGGAGCGGGGGCAACGGCAGCGACGGCGGCGGGATGACGCTGCGTCAGACCGCACATCCCCACCTCTTCGGATCCGACGGCCGCGTCGTGCGGTGGTGGCCGGGCGTCACCCCGGCAGAACACCTGAGCCAGACCTGGCACTGGCTCAACCTCGCCTCGAGCGGCGAAATCACCGACGACGAACTCTGGCGGCGACTCTACGGGAACGCCGGCCTCGAGATCGGCTGGCTCCAGGGGATGGGACAGACCGACGTGACCGTCGCCGGCGTTCACATGCACGTCCTCGACGCCGCCGGGCACGCCTTCGCGACGCACCCGGATCGCCTCTGTGAGGTGTACGAGCGGGTCGATCGCCTGCTCGGGTCCGTCCGCGAGCACGTCGACGAGTTGCTCGTGCTCTCGGACCACGGGATGCAGGTCGAGTGGATCGACGGCGACTCCGAACCGGGCTTTCACAGCTTTCGGGCGCTCGCGTCGACGACTCTCGACGACGATCCGCCAGCGAGCGTGTTCGACGTTCGCGAGTGGGTCGACACGCGCGTCGACGACTCCGGCAGGGAGCGAGCCGATCGTCGATCGGCCGTGATGGACACGACCGAGGAACAGCTCCGGGATCTGGGCTACCTTGAGTGACGCCGGCGGGGATCGGCAGTTCGCACCGCGTCCGTCGGCGGTCCCTCGAGCGCGCCGTCGATCAGTCGAGATAGCCGAGTTCGCGCAGGTGGTCGGTCGGCACGTCGATGCGTTCCTCGCCGGCCACGGCGCCGGAACCGCCGACCTGCGTCCGGCGTGCACGCGCTTCGACCCACTCGCGAACGTCGAACACCGACTCCGGACGCGTCTCCGCGGTCGTACTCGCGTACGCCCGCCAGGAGTGGGTCGCCGGGTTCTCGTCGGCGTCGGGCGGATAAAAGGCCGCTCGCATCCCGTGATCGCTGAGTATCAGGAGGTCGTCGCCCTCCCCGAGCGCGTCGACGACGTCCCGGACGAACTCCCCCACGCGGGCGTAGGCGTGCCGGAGCGCGTCTTCGTCGTCGGCGTAGGCGTGACCGGCCGCGTCCAGCGCGTGGACGTGGACGCCGGCGATCGAGACGGGGTGGTTCAGCATCTCGCGTGCCCAGGCGAACTGCTGGGCACACTGGCCGAACAGTTCGCGCTCGAACTCGCTGCGGGGCATGCCCTGAGCGACGGCGTTCATCAGGTCCCACGCCCGCTGGAGCGGCCGGCCGTCGGCGACGCCCGGCCAGTTGTGGACGACCGCGCCGTCGGCGTCGAACATCGACTCGGCGTCCGTGCGGCCGATCCGCTCGCGCTCGCCCGTCCGCGACCGGACGAACTTCCCGAGCGTCCCGCGGGTCGACTCGTCCAGCCGCCCCGATACGCGGGAGAGCCCCTCGAGGACCGGGTTGTCCCACTCGCTCGTACCGCCGCCGGTGACGCCGTGATCTTCCGGGGGCAGGCCGGTCGCGACCGTCGCCCACACTTCCGGCGTGTACGGGAGGTCCTGCGTCCGCGCGAACGTCTCGAGGTCGCCGCTCGTCTCGAGTCGCACCTCGTCGAGGTCGAAGTACTCGACCAGCCCCGCGTCGAGAGCGTCTAGCGCCAGCACCACCACTGTCATCCGTCGATCCCTCCGCCGATCGGCCGTCGTCGTCGATCGTCCGTCATGCGTATCCCAGATCCTCCAGGTCTTCCTGCAGCGCGTCTTCCGTGACCACGTAGGCGGGGTCGAACCGATCAAACTGGCGTTCGAGGGCCGGATCGCTCGCCGGGTCGCCGTCCGAGAGTCGAACGATCCCCTCGCTCGTCGCGATGTTGTCGGCGTTCATCGCCGCCTTCTTCTCGCCGTAGGCGGCGAAGGCCACCTCGCGATCGAGCGTGCCGACGCCGTGCTCGCCCCCGGCGAGGATCGTCGGGACGTCGATCAGCGAGACGACCTCGCCGAGGTCGGGCGCGTTTCGCGTCCCGAACGGCACGTGGAGGAGTTCCGGGCGCATCTCGCCGGGGTGGCCCCACAGGCCGTCTTCCCCCAGTAGCTCGCCGTGGTCCGCACAGAAGACGACCCGCGTCTCGTCGGGGATGGCCTCCCAGAGCCGCGCCAGTTTCCGATCGAGTTCGGCCACCTCCCGGCGGTAGAGTTCGCGGACGAGGTCCTCGTCGTCCGCCGAGCCGCGACCCGAGAGTACGCGGCGGCTCACCCGCTGGGCCTCGGCTCGGCCCACGCTCGCGCCGTCGGGGTCGTAGGGGTGATGCGGCTCCATGAAGTGCAGCCAGCCGAACCACTCGTCGCGGTCTTCGCGTTCGAGTTCCGCGAGGAACGACTCGATCACGTCGTCGGCAGGCCGAAACGATTTCTCGATCTCGCCGAACCGGCTCCGGACCGCCTGGTACCGGTTCCAGCCCCAGCTGGCGAGATCGTACGCGAGGGTGCCGCGTTCCAGTATAATCGCACCCTTGTCCTTCAGCGTCTCCCCGCTGCCTTTCGGCGAGGTAAACGAGTCGAAGGCGTCGGCGTAGCCGTACTCCGCGGAGAGGAGGTGGTTCGTCGTAATGGCGATCCGTCGACAGTCGAACTCGCTGGCGACGCTGGTCGCCCGCCCGAGGCCGTCGCCGGTCGCGTACTCGCCGCCGACGATCGCGGGGAAACTTCCGAGGGTCGCCGTCGACGTCGCGAACGCCCGCGGGTGACGCTCTTCCAGGTAGTCTCTCGTCCGATCCATCTCGTCGAACCGATCGGCGCGGAGCGAGTCGACGGTGACCAGCAGCGTCGTCCGCGCCGTCTCGGTCGAAGCCGTGTCCGTATCAGTCGTCATTGTCGTCTCACCTCTGGGGTCATCGCTGGGCCACCTCAGGGAGTAGTTCGCTCGCGCTCGCAGTCGCGGCCTCGATGCGCATCCGTACGTCACGCAGGTCCATCACTTTCGCACCGACCCACGTTGGAACCGGGACGGACCCGTCGAGGACGGCGAGCGGCCTGTCGATGGACTGGTTCCCGAGCCAGAACTCGCGGGCGACGATCTGGTCGTACCCCCACTTCTCCCGGAAGTAGGACTTGCTCGCGAGGAGCTTGGTGCGATCGAGCCGGTTCGAGTCGTACTCGCTGCCGCCGCCGGGATGGTGGGGAAAGAGCACCGCGGGACAGGTG
The nucleotide sequence above comes from Halosolutus halophilus. Encoded proteins:
- a CDS encoding sulfatase-like hydrolase/transferase produces the protein MTTDTDTASTETARTTLLVTVDSLRADRFDEMDRTRDYLEERHPRAFATSTATLGSFPAIVGGEYATGDGLGRATSVASEFDCRRIAITTNHLLSAEYGYADAFDSFTSPKGSGETLKDKGAIILERGTLAYDLASWGWNRYQAVRSRFGEIEKSFRPADDVIESFLAELEREDRDEWFGWLHFMEPHHPYDPDGASVGRAEAQRVSRRVLSGRGSADDEDLVRELYRREVAELDRKLARLWEAIPDETRVVFCADHGELLGEDGLWGHPGEMRPELLHVPFGTRNAPDLGEVVSLIDVPTILAGGEHGVGTLDREVAFAAYGEKKAAMNADNIATSEGIVRLSDGDPASDPALERQFDRFDPAYVVTEDALQEDLEDLGYA
- the twy1 gene encoding 4-demethylwyosine synthase TYW1, whose protein sequence is MSDSADPGGGRTPASAQGEGTENGGPAQVSSPDYHSENHTAAQTCGWTANAMRGEGKCYKNIWYGIESHRCIQMTPVVKCNERCVFCWRDHQGHAYEMDDVEWDDPEAVVDASIDLQKKLLSGFGGNDEVPREVFDQAMEPRHVAISLDGEPSLYPYLPELIEAFHDRDITTFLVSNGTRPEVLRECDPTQLYVSVDAPERHTFDEVVGAMEDDAWEKLLETMAVLAAKDETRTVLRTTLVEGENMHHPDWYAGFYQQADPDFVELKAYMHVGHSRGRLDRSSMPDHETVVEFAEGVREYMPEFTELKEVPASRVALLSKTSDTWVPKLKKDSEFWARDPVTGD
- a CDS encoding FkbM family methyltransferase; this translates as MADIIAKVNRAVSDPSTVQPWVETNRRKVERWIRRGEVGPLLGGITGGLLDWNAYTEYLAWRGDTGLVVREINGSEMVLDPSMDGISQELLMYGGREELSASIFEAELERLRDRIDSTVTVLEIGANIGYYALLEAHVLGDRGRILAFEPDPRNVDLLSRSIERNGYGDLIDVERVAVGDSDGTVTFNILPLSNKSHVDEDFFDRKHHIERQIEVPQKRISTLLDERDVAPEAINVVRMDVEGYEAQVFRGMPAVLESNQPLVVFFELHRSRLADETFEQLLDTLEESDLEIVAVTDLEGPMWYEVRLPWDSFDELRAMDESHSIHVVLRRT
- a CDS encoding alkaline phosphatase family protein, with protein sequence MTTLGIVALDAADYALAREWNCENVLCDTHRELETFAHSGTNPNTLEVWTSVATGVEPADHGLASTGEQQQWENPVLEYASKVAPYLLPKETRIKLGTWLRGDSGAGSGGNGSDGGGMTLRQTAHPHLFGSDGRVVRWWPGVTPAEHLSQTWHWLNLASSGEITDDELWRRLYGNAGLEIGWLQGMGQTDVTVAGVHMHVLDAAGHAFATHPDRLCEVYERVDRLLGSVREHVDELLVLSDHGMQVEWIDGDSEPGFHSFRALASTTLDDDPPASVFDVREWVDTRVDDSGRERADRRSAVMDTTEEQLRDLGYLE
- a CDS encoding alkaline phosphatase family protein; translation: MTVVVLALDALDAGLVEYFDLDEVRLETSGDLETFARTQDLPYTPEVWATVATGLPPEDHGVTGGGTSEWDNPVLEGLSRVSGRLDESTRGTLGKFVRSRTGERERIGRTDAESMFDADGAVVHNWPGVADGRPLQRAWDLMNAVAQGMPRSEFERELFGQCAQQFAWAREMLNHPVSIAGVHVHALDAAGHAYADDEDALRHAYARVGEFVRDVVDALGEGDDLLILSDHGMRAAFYPPDADENPATHSWRAYASTTAETRPESVFDVREWVEARARRTQVGGSGAVAGEERIDVPTDHLRELGYLD
- a CDS encoding PQQ-binding-like beta-propeller repeat protein; the protein is MPSICRRAFLGAVTTGGIAGCADRLATDEHDTSPADRHVPLSYEPGADEWIRSTRSFANDLVAPAATPPHEGPTERWARRERGRVDHVAVADGVVFAGGPDGVEARGLEDGARLWSEDRPGDVVVIDGRCYTQLEETLIARDASTGEEEWRHELPDRSRDLVEIDGTVYCTTDGDLHGLHADTGDHRWTIDSDGVRGTLAVANNRLHWVTWEAYHILSPNGPHRPAERKIKTISLDGFESWISPSRPAVVDGTIALGGESEGPDPKAPIRTLSTRGTVWQRPFEPSVSTPAILEDRLLVSGYDNNWSELDESPVGLIDLETGDHVWEETVPEPAGPPAVADGLCYLGGSHPESARGTGRLFALEVETGAVRWELETAGAFGPHPLALVEDAIVLGTREGVVVLE
- a CDS encoding lipopolysaccharide biosynthesis protein; amino-acid sequence: MTDATSVSLGGETVKATVAKFTMAVIGFAGTVVFARMLGPTGFGGFYLLFSLVKLGDRAVNGWGTAIMKRFSEVDAPERELIGGQLLFTLAWLSATGVAGVLASGWLVSYTGLPEAPVLFVVLMGAVTLYEPTDRVVQARGLAGASMWIDTFRSLLTFPLQLALVLLGLGAAGMAYGLAAATFLSLPALWHFVRTRPTVPSRETLGGLWSYAKYSIPNSFLGQAYDRFDILLLGYLLAPAAAGRYEVALKLTLPATFVMLAAQSVLMARVSRLHSQGEDVSEDVSNTLAFSSVVAIPMFFGAVAMPELLVVTAFGPEYADAAALLVGLALFQIASTQSGPLTSAIGGIDRPDVNTRISAVTLALNIVLGVVLTLAYGAIGVVVATIVAETLRYVLSARVVGRELPGVTLLPRTLLEQVAAAVLMFLVVVAIVRTVSVDRWYHLLAVVAVGAAVYSTTLVAISRRLRVTIRGVLRGSRFEQYVVRSAD